One window of the Lactobacillus sp. PV034 genome contains the following:
- a CDS encoding transporter substrate-binding domain-containing protein, translated as MKSWKKILLVVLAVIIAGAGIYTWQASSRASQKNESKKTLVIGLEGTYAPYSYRKDGKLTGFEVDLGKAVAKKMGLKAKFVPTKWDSLVAGLGTGKFDVIMNDMTPTPERAKHYNYSIPYIKSRSILIVPSDSKIKNIKEVKGKKIVAGIGTENAAIAKKYGATVVPNGDFATAVGMVKDHRVDGEVNSSGAWYTYRKKNNTKGLKAIDISSDVKPDDISALFNKKDNALRHSYDKAMKELLKDGTVAKLSKKYFGADITK; from the coding sequence ATGAAATCATGGAAGAAAATTTTACTGGTTGTTTTAGCTGTTATCATTGCTGGGGCAGGAATTTATACTTGGCAAGCTTCTAGTCGCGCTTCACAAAAAAACGAAAGTAAAAAGACGCTAGTGATTGGTCTCGAAGGAACTTATGCTCCTTATTCTTATCGTAAAGATGGCAAGTTAACTGGCTTTGAAGTTGACCTTGGCAAGGCTGTAGCTAAAAAGATGGGTCTTAAAGCAAAATTTGTCCCAACTAAATGGGATTCATTAGTAGCAGGTCTAGGTACTGGAAAATTTGACGTAATTATGAATGACATGACGCCAACTCCAGAACGGGCCAAACACTATAATTACTCTATTCCTTACATCAAATCTCGTTCAATTTTAATTGTTCCAAGTGACAGTAAAATTAAGAATATTAAAGAAGTAAAGGGTAAAAAAATTGTAGCTGGAATTGGTACTGAAAATGCAGCCATCGCTAAGAAATACGGTGCCACTGTAGTACCAAACGGTGACTTTGCGACTGCGGTCGGTATGGTAAAAGATCATCGCGTGGATGGAGAAGTTAACTCTAGTGGTGCCTGGTACACTTACCGTAAAAAGAACAATACAAAAGGCTTAAAAGCAATTGATATTTCTAGTGATGTTAAGCCAGATGATATCTCTGCCCTCTTCAATAAAAAAGACAATGCCCTTCGTCATTCTTACGATAAGGCCATGAAAGAATTACTCAAAGATGGCACAGTTGCCAAACTTTCTAAGAAATACTTTGGTGCCGATATTACAAAATAA
- a CDS encoding ABC transporter permease — protein sequence MNNIIKKRLEANFKRSMHYLTLVFNDFFILALIFLFGALMFWYAQNIKKWPHDLWFYKPLIALIWTVILGFGNFATLFKKADEQFLFNEDKQIKEYFKPLYRHSLILPVILIVLVSGLLFPFATLRAGVSVLALVLTALGLILAKDVQFHLVARSFYFNNNEYYNYWMFLLVNYIFILLSIQLSYLAWLYLALTLISWSVVPHLEQGKAFNWYKAIDYEERRQDLVNSFYSMFTDVPEKKVKIKRRKYFDAFISHKNQTPNTFLYQRVLLRDPEYSNLLLRMMIFAVLLSWALQDYIWAGAIGALIIFLTLYQLIPLGIVYEHNVMYHVQPIPLAKRGQALARVLQKGMLIEWVIISAGIIIFSPQKLFAVGMSIGLLIFTFVLLYGYLPLRIEKLFKKVRY from the coding sequence ATGAATAATATTATTAAAAAGCGACTTGAAGCTAATTTTAAACGCTCAATGCACTATTTGACTCTTGTATTTAATGACTTTTTTATTCTAGCTTTAATCTTTCTATTTGGGGCTTTGATGTTTTGGTATGCCCAAAATATTAAAAAATGGCCTCATGATTTGTGGTTCTATAAGCCTCTAATCGCTTTAATCTGGACGGTTATTTTGGGCTTTGGCAATTTTGCCACACTTTTCAAAAAAGCTGACGAACAATTTTTATTTAATGAAGATAAGCAAATAAAAGAATATTTTAAGCCCTTATATCGGCATAGCTTGATCTTGCCAGTTATCTTAATTGTTTTAGTTTCAGGTTTACTATTTCCATTTGCTACATTAAGAGCAGGAGTTTCTGTTTTAGCTTTAGTTTTAACAGCACTAGGCTTAATTTTGGCTAAGGATGTCCAGTTTCATTTAGTAGCTCGTTCTTTTTATTTTAATAATAATGAATACTACAATTACTGGATGTTTTTACTAGTTAATTATATTTTTATTTTGTTGTCGATCCAGTTAAGCTACTTAGCTTGGCTTTACCTAGCTTTAACCTTAATTAGTTGGAGTGTGGTGCCACATTTAGAGCAAGGAAAAGCTTTTAATTGGTATAAGGCAATCGATTACGAAGAAAGACGTCAAGACTTAGTTAATAGCTTTTACAGTATGTTTACTGATGTCCCTGAAAAGAAAGTGAAGATTAAGCGTAGAAAATACTTTGATGCCTTTATTTCTCATAAAAATCAAACGCCAAATACTTTTTTGTATCAAAGAGTACTCTTGCGTGACCCAGAATATAGTAATTTGTTATTACGCATGATGATCTTTGCTGTTTTATTATCTTGGGCATTACAAGATTATATTTGGGCTGGAGCAATTGGAGCTTTAATTATCTTTTTGACCTTATACCAGTTAATTCCTTTGGGAATTGTTTATGAGCATAATGTAATGTATCATGTCCAACCTATTCCGCTGGCAAAAAGAGGACAGGCTTTAGCTCGCGTCTTACAAAAAGGCATGTTAATTGAATGGGTAATAATTAGTGCTGGAATTATCATCTTTTCACCACAAAAATTGTTTGCCGTGGGGATGAGTATTGGATTGCTAATATTTACTTTTGTCTTACTTTATGGTTATTTACCATTACGAATTGAAAAATTATTTAAAAAAGTTAGATATTGA
- a CDS encoding ABC transporter ATP-binding protein — MSLKIEHLSGGYAGITVIKDVNLTIEPGQVVGLIGLNGAGKSTTIKHLLGLLRMQKGSISLNDVKLMQNPSEFKKMVAYIPETPILYPELTLKEHLELVMLTYGLEKEQAWKRAHQLCEMFRLDNKLDWLPINFSKGMKQKVMIVTAFLANADLLVIDEPFTGLDPLAVANLIDLIKQAVKQDKMVLMTTHVLAEAQEVVQKFAVLNAGTIQTEGSLDEIRKFYGLKPTDSFDRLYQILNQEQKHE, encoded by the coding sequence ATGTCATTAAAAATCGAACATCTTAGTGGTGGTTATGCTGGCATCACAGTTATTAAGGATGTAAATCTTACTATTGAACCAGGTCAGGTCGTTGGTTTGATCGGGTTGAACGGAGCAGGTAAATCAACTACCATCAAACATTTACTTGGATTATTGCGGATGCAAAAGGGAAGCATTAGTTTAAATGATGTTAAATTAATGCAAAATCCTAGTGAATTTAAAAAGATGGTTGCTTATATTCCTGAAACTCCAATTCTTTATCCTGAGTTAACCTTAAAAGAACATTTGGAATTAGTGATGTTGACTTATGGTTTAGAAAAAGAGCAAGCCTGGAAACGTGCTCACCAATTGTGTGAAATGTTCCGTTTAGACAATAAGTTAGATTGGTTGCCAATTAATTTTTCTAAAGGGATGAAACAAAAGGTCATGATCGTTACTGCCTTTTTGGCTAATGCCGATTTATTGGTGATTGATGAGCCTTTTACTGGGTTAGATCCACTTGCAGTAGCTAATTTAATAGACCTTATTAAACAAGCTGTCAAACAAGATAAAATGGTCTTGATGACTACTCACGTTTTAGCCGAAGCACAAGAAGTAGTGCAAAAGTTTGCGGTATTAAACGCTGGTACAATTCAAACAGAAGGCAGTTTAGATGAGATCCGTAAGTTTTATGGTCTTAAGCCAACTGATTCCTTTGATCGCTTATACCAAATTTTGAATCAGGAGCAAAAGCATGAATAA
- a CDS encoding flavocytochrome c: MQAGKYHVKAKGHGSSFMPMEVTIADDKIKAIAVDSRGETKGVADEVFNRLPQEIVDHQTLNVDTVSGATISSNGVIDGVAQAITEAGGDASEWKKRSKPVTASHADEELTTDVVIVGAGGAGLAAAVRSLEEGQSVVILEKYPQIGGNTSRAGGPMNAAEPDWQNKFKALPGEKETLAELASTPIDKIDPEYQDDFKQLQMQIKDYLASERNSLFDSTLLHEIQTYLGGKRIDLQGNEIHGKYPLVHKLVTNALNSVKWLSDLGVKFDNQEVTEPVGGLWRRGHKPVEPMGYAYIHILGDWVKDHRAKLLTETKAEHLIIENGEVKGVVAQRKDGSTVTVHAKAVILTAGGFGANTKMVQKYNTYWQKIADDIATTNSPAITGDGIKLGQEADADLFGMGFIQLMPVSDPETGELFTGLQTPPANFIMVNQEGKRFVNEFAERDTLAKAAIANGGLFYLIADDKIKETAYNTTQESIDAQVEAGTLYRADTLEDLAKQIGMDPATLVKTIQDYNSYVDQGEDPEFHKNVLGLKCEVAPFYATPRKPAIHHTMGGVVIDEQAHVLNQEGKIIKGLYSAGENAGGLHAGNRLGGNSLSDIFTFGRIAAETAAHEINPDANSGASAH; this comes from the coding sequence ATGCAAGCAGGTAAATATCATGTTAAGGCTAAGGGACATGGCTCAAGTTTTATGCCGATGGAAGTCACAATTGCAGACGATAAGATTAAAGCTATTGCTGTTGATTCACGTGGCGAAACAAAGGGCGTAGCTGATGAAGTCTTTAATCGTTTGCCACAAGAAATTGTTGACCACCAGACTTTGAATGTAGATACAGTGTCAGGTGCGACCATTTCTAGTAATGGAGTAATTGATGGGGTTGCTCAGGCAATTACTGAAGCTGGTGGGGATGCTAGTGAATGGAAAAAGCGCTCAAAACCTGTCACGGCAAGTCATGCGGATGAAGAATTAACAACAGACGTTGTTATAGTTGGTGCAGGTGGTGCAGGTCTAGCTGCAGCAGTACGCTCTTTAGAAGAGGGTCAAAGTGTCGTAATTTTAGAAAAATATCCTCAAATTGGTGGTAATACTTCGCGTGCAGGTGGCCCAATGAATGCAGCTGAACCTGATTGGCAAAACAAATTTAAGGCGCTACCAGGAGAAAAAGAAACTTTAGCTGAATTAGCATCAACACCAATTGATAAAATTGATCCAGAATATCAAGACGACTTCAAACAATTACAAATGCAAATTAAGGACTATTTAGCTTCTGAAAGAAATAGTTTATTTGACTCAACTTTATTACATGAAATTCAAACTTACTTGGGTGGAAAAAGAATCGATCTACAAGGCAATGAAATTCATGGTAAATATCCTTTAGTTCATAAATTGGTAACTAATGCCCTTAATTCAGTGAAGTGGTTAAGCGACTTGGGCGTAAAATTTGATAATCAAGAGGTTACAGAACCAGTTGGTGGTTTATGGCGTCGTGGTCACAAGCCTGTTGAACCAATGGGTTATGCTTATATCCATATTTTAGGAGACTGGGTTAAAGACCATCGCGCAAAACTATTAACTGAAACAAAAGCTGAACATCTGATTATTGAAAATGGTGAAGTAAAGGGTGTAGTAGCTCAAAGAAAAGATGGCTCAACTGTTACCGTCCACGCTAAGGCGGTAATTTTGACGGCTGGTGGTTTTGGTGCTAATACCAAGATGGTCCAAAAATATAATACTTATTGGCAAAAAATTGCTGACGATATTGCTACTACTAACTCACCAGCAATTACAGGTGATGGTATTAAATTAGGTCAAGAAGCAGATGCTGATTTATTTGGGATGGGTTTTATCCAGTTAATGCCTGTTTCCGATCCTGAAACTGGTGAATTGTTTACCGGACTTCAAACACCACCTGCTAACTTTATTATGGTCAATCAAGAGGGTAAACGCTTTGTCAATGAGTTTGCTGAACGTGATACTTTAGCTAAAGCTGCGATTGCCAATGGTGGACTATTTTATCTAATTGCTGATGATAAGATTAAGGAAACTGCTTATAATACCACGCAAGAATCAATTGATGCTCAAGTTGAAGCCGGAACCTTGTACCGAGCTGATACTCTTGAAGACTTAGCAAAACAAATTGGAATGGATCCAGCAACTTTGGTTAAAACGATTCAAGATTATAACTCCTATGTTGACCAAGGCGAAGACCCAGAATTTCATAAGAATGTCCTTGGATTAAAATGTGAAGTTGCACCATTTTATGCTACTCCGCGTAAACCAGCCATTCACCATACAATGGGTGGTGTGGTAATTGATGAGCAAGCTCACGTTTTAAATCAAGAAGGAAAAATAATTAAGGGACTGTATAGTGCAGGTGAAAATGCTGGTGGACTTCATGCTGGTAACCGCTTAGGTGGTAATTCACTTTCTGATATCTTTACTTTCGGTCGAATTGCGGCTGAGACTGCTGCTCATGAAATAAACCCCGATGCAAATAGTGGTGCCTCTGCTCATTAA
- a CDS encoding amino acid ABC transporter ATP-binding protein, whose translation MKLTNINKSFGDKQVLKNISLDFPIGKTTVLVGPSGSGKSTLLRTLNLLVTPDSGEYEFDEEHLDFSKKITTKEKTILRKKTGMVFQDYNLFPTKTVIGNVIEGPTQVLKHSKKQAQTTARQLLAKVGLAEYENSYPSALSGGQAQRVAIARALAMAPEYILLDEPTSALDPELELSVLKVLLGLAKENQSMVIVTHNMLFAQKIADKIIFVENGNILYDGSPAEFFDANNPNQRIKKFINSMTMKDL comes from the coding sequence ATGAAATTGACAAATATTAACAAAAGCTTTGGTGATAAACAAGTCCTTAAGAATATTAGCTTAGATTTTCCCATTGGGAAGACTACCGTTTTAGTAGGTCCATCAGGTTCAGGAAAATCTACACTCTTACGTACTCTAAATTTGTTGGTAACTCCTGACAGTGGTGAATATGAGTTTGATGAGGAACATTTAGATTTTAGTAAAAAAATTACTACTAAAGAAAAAACTATTCTTCGTAAAAAAACTGGCATGGTTTTTCAAGATTATAATCTTTTTCCAACTAAAACTGTTATTGGAAACGTCATCGAAGGACCAACCCAAGTTTTAAAACATTCAAAAAAACAAGCGCAAACTACAGCTAGACAATTATTAGCTAAAGTAGGCCTAGCTGAATATGAAAATTCTTATCCTAGCGCCCTATCAGGTGGCCAAGCTCAAAGAGTTGCTATTGCCCGCGCCTTAGCCATGGCACCTGAATATATTCTCTTAGATGAACCCACTTCTGCCCTTGACCCTGAATTAGAATTAAGTGTTTTGAAAGTTCTTTTAGGACTAGCAAAAGAAAATCAATCAATGGTAATCGTGACCCACAATATGCTTTTTGCACAAAAGATAGCAGACAAGATTATCTTTGTTGAAAATGGAAATATTTTGTACGATGGTTCCCCTGCAGAATTTTTCGATGCAAATAACCCTAATCAAAGAATTAAAAAATTTATTAACTCAATGACAATGAAAGATTTATAA
- a CDS encoding thioredoxin family protein, whose protein sequence is MIKLIKSKKKVKKMEEIKKLTNDKLKEITADGRTVLLFSATWCPDCRFLDPFLPEIEKDFSAAKFYKIDRDDSIDIAKELNIFGIPSFVVYQDGEEIGRLVNKDRKTKEEVENFLNSLN, encoded by the coding sequence ATGATTAAACTTATTAAAAGTAAGAAAAAGGTGAAAAAGATGGAAGAAATTAAAAAGTTAACTAACGATAAATTAAAAGAGATTACTGCAGATGGTCGTACTGTCTTATTATTTTCTGCTACTTGGTGCCCAGATTGCCGCTTTTTAGATCCATTTTTACCAGAGATTGAAAAAGATTTTTCAGCTGCTAAGTTTTATAAGATTGATCGTGATGATTCAATCGATATCGCAAAAGAATTAAATATTTTTGGAATTCCTAGCTTTGTTGTCTACCAAGATGGCGAAGAAATTGGTAGACTAGTAAATAAGGACAGAAAGACTAAAGAAGAAGTAGAAAACTTCCTTAACTCTCTAAATTAG
- the trmB gene encoding tRNA (guanosine(46)-N7)-methyltransferase TrmB codes for MRLRNKPWAQKLVQEHPEAIINEPSIDQKIDWSERFADFSKPLAIEIGSGKGQFITTLAKQHPEMNFIGVELQTTAAGMILRTKLEEEIDNLQLMCADAANIAYYLPENSADIIYLNFSDPWPKTRHEKRRLTYTSFLDKYREVLKPEGHLEFKTDNRGLFEYSLVSLNNYGMKFDFVSLDLHHSDSEIAARNVETEYEHKFAQKGNPIYCLHASFVEK; via the coding sequence ATGAGATTAAGAAACAAACCTTGGGCCCAGAAATTAGTTCAAGAACACCCAGAAGCTATTATCAATGAGCCAAGTATTGATCAAAAAATTGATTGGTCAGAAAGATTTGCGGATTTTTCTAAGCCTTTAGCAATTGAAATTGGATCAGGAAAGGGTCAATTTATTACTACCCTTGCTAAACAACATCCAGAAATGAATTTTATTGGCGTAGAATTACAAACTACTGCTGCAGGGATGATTCTGAGAACAAAACTAGAAGAGGAAATTGATAACTTACAGTTAATGTGTGCAGATGCCGCCAATATTGCTTATTATTTACCTGAAAATAGCGCTGATATTATCTATCTTAACTTTTCTGATCCATGGCCAAAGACACGTCATGAAAAGCGTCGCTTGACTTATACAAGTTTTCTAGATAAGTATCGTGAAGTGCTAAAACCAGAAGGTCATTTAGAGTTTAAGACCGATAATCGTGGTTTGTTCGAATATAGTTTGGTTAGTCTTAATAACTATGGGATGAAGTTTGATTTTGTGAGCTTGGACTTACATCATTCTGATTCTGAAATTGCGGCAAGAAATGTTGAAACCGAATATGAACATAAATTTGCGCAAAAAGGTAATCCAATTTACTGCCTTCATGCTTCATTTGTAGAAAAATAA
- a CDS encoding HIT family protein: MNNTELVDDCLFCKIIKGNVPSYTVFENDDVKAFLDISQVTKGHTLLIPKKHLTNIFDYSQADAQRFLQYIPEVAQAIKKSDPNIKGLNICVNNGEVAGQVVMHSHIHLIPRYGDEDAISVPHVNNADDYDETRYQEVADAIKDNL, from the coding sequence ATGAATAATACTGAATTAGTCGATGATTGCCTTTTTTGTAAGATTATCAAAGGGAATGTTCCTTCTTACACTGTATTTGAAAACGATGATGTCAAAGCATTTTTAGATATTTCGCAAGTGACAAAGGGACACACCCTCTTAATTCCTAAAAAGCACCTCACCAATATTTTTGATTATAGCCAAGCAGATGCCCAAAGATTCTTGCAATACATTCCTGAAGTAGCACAAGCAATCAAAAAATCAGATCCAAACATTAAGGGATTAAATATCTGTGTAAATAATGGTGAAGTTGCTGGTCAAGTGGTAATGCATTCTCATATTCACCTTATTCCCCGTTACGGTGATGAAGACGCAATTAGCGTTCCACACGTTAATAATGCGGACGATTACGATGAAACTCGTTATCAAGAAGTAGCAGATGCAATAAAAGATAATCTTTAA
- a CDS encoding LysR family transcriptional regulator → MNDAEELLHDLDMLLKESNFTKAAKQLYISQPYLTQLIKRIEQKVGAKIINRDSKPFTLTEAGLIYYKYLENVSYNDQQLERKLAQFSHPDKEVIRIGILESLGSYLLPKILPTFLKLHPNAEIQLFEAFPRKTERRLSNEEIDCYIGQTPEAISGGFDVYTNGDEQYYIIIPASSQYFQPNKFILQDDELEIKELLQQPLVLSQPESAVRHQLNGLFQKYHVKPKIVMESNSVITVANLVVKGVGLTISSASILKRLQHLPINLLPIKRELLMIKYFIALKQGKQHSKAIKDLVNIFQQTKLEQTIH, encoded by the coding sequence ATGAACGATGCAGAAGAATTATTACATGATCTTGATATGCTTTTAAAAGAAAGTAATTTTACTAAGGCGGCTAAACAGTTATATATTTCACAACCTTATTTAACGCAATTAATTAAGCGGATCGAACAAAAAGTTGGCGCCAAGATTATTAATCGTGACAGTAAACCTTTTACCTTAACTGAAGCAGGTCTGATCTATTACAAATACCTAGAAAATGTTTCTTATAATGATCAACAATTAGAAAGAAAACTTGCCCAATTCTCCCATCCAGATAAAGAAGTAATCCGAATTGGGATCTTAGAAAGCTTAGGTTCTTACTTATTACCTAAAATCTTACCTACTTTCTTAAAACTGCATCCCAATGCAGAGATTCAACTCTTTGAAGCTTTTCCTCGCAAAACCGAACGCCGCTTATCCAACGAAGAGATAGACTGTTATATTGGTCAAACACCGGAGGCAATTAGTGGTGGCTTCGATGTCTACACTAATGGGGATGAGCAATACTACATTATAATTCCAGCTAGTTCACAATATTTCCAGCCAAACAAATTTATCTTGCAAGATGATGAATTAGAAATCAAAGAGCTCTTGCAGCAACCTTTAGTCCTAAGTCAGCCTGAATCTGCTGTTCGCCACCAACTTAACGGCTTATTTCAAAAATATCATGTAAAGCCCAAAATAGTTATGGAAAGCAATAGTGTGATTACGGTAGCCAACTTAGTTGTTAAAGGAGTTGGGCTAACTATTTCTTCGGCCAGTATCTTGAAGAGATTACAGCACCTGCCAATTAATTTGCTGCCAATTAAGCGTGAGCTCTTAATGATCAAATATTTCATTGCTCTTAAACAGGGGAAACAACACTCTAAAGCAATTAAAGACTTAGTAAATATTTTTCAACAAACAAAATTAGAACAAACAATCCATTAA
- the ytpR gene encoding YtpR family tRNA-binding protein, producing the protein MIISTNKESYPNTLIVILGQDKGRSSFEEKEDITRVKDEDGKVIGFNFFNVDKFLDYDKLPNGQVTPNQELIDTLNKQIEKAGFDDKLTIGKPTLVYGYVETCEPHPDSDHLHVTTVNVGDETHQIVCGAPNIAQGQKVVVALPGTLMPNGQQIWPGELRGVDSYGMICSARELGLPHAPQKRGIMVVPDTFQVGDEFEPTKTDELLASGDITLD; encoded by the coding sequence ATGATTATTTCTACCAATAAAGAAAGCTATCCAAATACTTTAATAGTAATTTTAGGCCAAGATAAGGGCCGTAGTAGTTTTGAAGAAAAAGAAGACATTACTCGTGTCAAAGATGAAGATGGCAAGGTAATTGGCTTTAATTTCTTTAATGTAGATAAGTTTTTAGATTATGATAAGTTACCTAATGGTCAAGTTACACCAAATCAAGAGTTAATTGATACTCTTAATAAGCAAATTGAAAAAGCTGGTTTTGACGATAAATTAACAATTGGTAAGCCAACTTTAGTTTATGGTTATGTAGAAACTTGTGAACCACATCCTGATTCAGACCACCTTCATGTAACTACTGTGAATGTTGGAGATGAAACTCATCAAATTGTTTGTGGTGCTCCTAATATTGCTCAAGGTCAAAAAGTTGTTGTTGCTTTACCAGGAACTTTGATGCCAAATGGTCAACAAATTTGGCCAGGTGAATTACGTGGTGTAGATTCATACGGGATGATTTGTTCAGCTCGTGAATTAGGTCTGCCACATGCTCCTCAAAAGCGTGGGATTATGGTTGTTCCAGATACCTTCCAAGTTGGTGATGAATTTGAACCAACTAAGACTGATGAGCTACTTGCCAGTGGGGACATTACTTTAGACTAA
- a CDS encoding amino acid ABC transporter permease yields the protein MWKIIEGSVPQMLAAGFKYTIPLAIISFFFGLILALITALVRLSKKGGFFLIIKWIFGFYVWLFRATPLLVQLFIVFFGLPYLKIKGIFPNGIKLEPFTAGVITFSLNTGAYASETIRAAISSVPQGQWEAGMSMGMSKLRTLWRIILPQAFRVALPPLSNSFISLVKDTSLAASITIMEMFAVSQQLAAENYQPLLMYSLVALIYAAFTSVLTLLQKYLEQVTGRHVNTEQN from the coding sequence ATGTGGAAAATAATTGAGGGCTCTGTACCGCAGATGCTAGCGGCTGGCTTTAAATACACCATCCCCTTAGCCATAATTTCATTTTTCTTTGGCCTGATACTTGCTTTAATCACAGCCTTAGTACGCCTTTCAAAAAAGGGTGGATTCTTTTTAATTATTAAATGGATCTTTGGTTTTTATGTTTGGCTCTTTCGGGCTACTCCACTTTTAGTGCAATTGTTTATTGTGTTCTTTGGTTTACCTTACCTCAAAATTAAAGGGATATTCCCTAATGGTATTAAACTAGAACCTTTTACGGCAGGTGTGATTACCTTTTCACTTAATACTGGGGCTTATGCTTCAGAAACTATCCGTGCTGCCATTAGCTCAGTACCACAAGGCCAATGGGAAGCGGGTATGTCCATGGGAATGTCCAAATTACGAACACTTTGGCGCATTATCTTACCGCAAGCTTTTAGAGTTGCGCTGCCGCCCCTTTCAAACAGTTTTATCAGTTTAGTAAAAGATACTTCGCTAGCTGCCTCAATTACAATCATGGAAATGTTCGCAGTTAGTCAACAATTAGCAGCAGAAAATTATCAACCCTTACTGATGTACAGCTTAGTTGCCTTAATTTATGCAGCCTTTACTAGTGTTTTAACTTTGTTACAAAAATATTTAGAGCAAGTCACTGGACGGCATGTGAATACCGAACAAAATTAG
- a CDS encoding peptidylprolyl isomerase PrsA, with the protein MKNTWKKAAAVVAFAGIALSATACSNSKTVVSYKGGKITQEEYYNKMKKSAAGQSELASMIVNDALEEQYGKYVTDKQVNKEFNQSKKQYGSQFSTALQQQGLTESTYKESIKTNLLMNQALRHIKKISKKQEEKAWKSYQPKVQVEHILVSKESTAKDIINQLNNGAKFETLAKKYSTDSETKNDGGKLPKFDSSDTSLDSTFKNAAFKLNKGEYTKTPVKTEYGYHIIKMISKPSKGSFKDHKKEIDNQIYAKMAQDQTTMQSVLATVLKRADVSIKDNDLKDVLTKYITPDAK; encoded by the coding sequence ATGAAAAACACATGGAAAAAAGCTGCTGCTGTAGTAGCATTCGCCGGAATTGCACTTAGTGCAACTGCATGTTCAAATAGTAAAACCGTTGTAAGTTACAAGGGTGGTAAAATCACTCAAGAAGAATATTACAACAAGATGAAGAAATCTGCCGCAGGTCAATCAGAACTTGCTTCAATGATTGTTAATGATGCTTTAGAAGAACAATATGGGAAATATGTAACCGATAAGCAAGTTAACAAAGAATTTAACCAATCTAAGAAGCAATACGGTTCTCAATTCTCTACTGCTTTACAACAACAAGGTTTAACTGAATCAACTTATAAAGAAAGTATCAAGACTAACCTTTTAATGAACCAAGCATTACGTCACATTAAGAAGATTAGTAAAAAACAAGAAGAAAAAGCTTGGAAGAGTTACCAACCTAAAGTTCAAGTTGAACACATTTTAGTTTCTAAAGAAAGTACTGCTAAGGATATCATTAACCAATTGAACAATGGTGCAAAATTTGAAACTTTAGCTAAGAAGTATTCAACTGATAGTGAAACTAAGAATGATGGTGGTAAATTACCAAAATTCGATTCTTCTGATACTTCCCTAGATTCAACTTTCAAGAACGCTGCCTTCAAGCTTAATAAGGGTGAATACACTAAGACTCCAGTTAAAACTGAATACGGCTACCATATCATTAAAATGATTAGTAAGCCTTCTAAAGGTAGCTTTAAGGACCACAAGAAAGAAATTGACAACCAAATCTACGCTAAGATGGCTCAAGACCAAACAACTATGCAAAGTGTACTTGCAACTGTCTTAAAACGTGCAGATGTTTCAATCAAGGATAATGACTTAAAAGATGTCTTAACTAAGTACATTACTCCTGATGCAAAATAA